The following proteins are co-located in the Sandaracinaceae bacterium genome:
- a CDS encoding polyhydroxyalkanoic acid system family protein, which produces MKHAIPHELTIERARLVTDKAWEAYSARFAEYAPKATWRTPTEADVQFTVKGVTLRGSLGLTPKAIEMDLDVPFLFRPFRSTALGLVEREVNEWLAKEKAGEL; this is translated from the coding sequence ATGAAGCATGCCATCCCCCATGAGCTGACCATCGAACGCGCGCGCCTCGTCACCGACAAGGCCTGGGAGGCGTACTCCGCACGATTCGCCGAGTACGCCCCGAAAGCCACCTGGCGCACGCCCACCGAAGCCGACGTGCAGTTCACGGTGAAGGGCGTGACCTTGAGGGGGTCTCTGGGGCTCACGCCCAAGGCCATCGAGATGGATCTCGACGTGCCGTTTCTGTTCCGTCCGTTCCGCTCGACGGCGCTCGGTCTGGTCGAGCGCGAGGTGAACGAGTGGCTCGCGAAGGAGAAGGCGGGCGAGCTCTGA
- a CDS encoding type III pantothenate kinase, producing MLLAVDVGNTHTVLGLYEGSTLVHDFRIETSKGRTMDEYHVLLLNLLQVANVPRASVRASILASVVPTLNDTLIEAVDRAFDHEILVVGPGIKTGMPILYENPREVGADRIVNAVAAYERVEGQVIVVDFGTATTFDCISAKGEYLGGAIAPGMQISAHALFDRAARLPRAEIVRPPRAVGRNTVHSMQSGIVFGYVGLVDGLVRRLWDEMGSSCTVIGTGGLARLIEPESETIDEVDEFLTLDGLRLLYERNS from the coding sequence ATGCTGCTGGCCGTCGACGTGGGCAACACGCACACGGTGTTGGGTCTCTATGAGGGCTCGACGCTCGTGCATGATTTCCGGATCGAGACCTCCAAGGGGCGCACCATGGACGAGTACCACGTCCTGTTGCTCAACTTGCTCCAGGTCGCGAACGTGCCGCGCGCCAGCGTCCGGGCCAGCATCCTGGCCTCCGTGGTGCCCACGCTGAACGACACCCTCATCGAGGCCGTCGACCGTGCCTTCGACCACGAGATCCTCGTGGTGGGGCCAGGTATCAAGACCGGCATGCCCATCCTCTACGAGAACCCGCGCGAGGTGGGCGCCGACCGCATCGTCAACGCGGTCGCGGCCTACGAGCGCGTCGAGGGGCAGGTCATCGTCGTGGACTTCGGCACGGCCACCACCTTCGACTGCATCAGCGCCAAGGGCGAGTACCTCGGGGGCGCCATCGCGCCGGGCATGCAGATCAGCGCGCACGCCCTGTTCGACCGCGCGGCGCGTCTCCCGCGCGCCGAGATCGTGCGGCCGCCGCGCGCCGTGGGGCGCAACACCGTGCACTCCATGCAGTCGGGCATCGTGTTCGGCTACGTGGGCCTGGTGGACGGCCTGGTGCGGCGCCTGTGGGACGAGATGGGCAGCTCCTGCACGGTCATCGGCACGGGCGGCTTGGCCCGCCTGATCGAGCCCGAGAGCGAGACCATCGACGAGGTCGACGAGTTCCTCACGCTCGACGGTCTGCGCCTGCTCTACGAGCGGAACAGCTGA